A stretch of DNA from Triticum dicoccoides isolate Atlit2015 ecotype Zavitan chromosome 2A, WEW_v2.0, whole genome shotgun sequence:
TGCTTGCCTCTCCTACCACGAGACCTGCTTCAAATGAGCAGAAACTCAAATGTTAGTACAAACCAGGAAATCATAGATAAAACAGCATACTCAGATTGTCATGCTAAAGAAATAAAATTGGAGATTAACAACCAATGAGAGCCGTCCAGACAAGCACACATCTAAGGATCCACCTAAGTCTTGATGATTTAGACTATTGGTGCTTTGGAAAACCAAATGCATGCATGCTACAGCACCTTATTTTGAGCTTACTAACCGCAGTGAGTCACGTCAGATCTAAGATAATGAGATGGCGGAGATTGCAGTTCTATATGAATGGACCACATATACAAAGTTTTAAGTGCTAAAATGTCGATTGTCAGCTAAACGTAAAGCATATAGAAGGTGCAGAGTACAATATTAAGCTTGCCTATCAGATGCTGCATTAGGATTCTCGTCTTGCTCCTGCAGGATAGCAGACAAATTAGACAGGATCAAAAAAAGGGGATAATAGCAGCATCACAGCGTCAGGCTGCATGAGGCATACCTCATCAATGAACTCCCATCTTTCATTCTTAAGTAGCAGATGTTCAATATCACCGTCATCATACACAACCTGAATGCCAAAAGTAACATAAAAGAAAGGGAAAACATCTTGTTAGTagctcatggacagcccaaaggaaGAAACATGGAGATGGCAAATAGTGCCCGTCTACTGAATGTGCACCTTGTGCTTTTTTGCAGAAGCGTCAAATGACTTAACAGCACCCTTATAGAACCTGCAGAGCAAGAAACAGATTCAAAACTAACCAAACAACTGGCTAACTTAACTCATGGAGGAAATGACATAACTATGCAGACAGAAAGTTAAAGCAAGGACAAATAAATATTTGTATAGCTCGACACAGAAGTGTCGGCTTACAAATCTTGCTCAGAAATAAAAACTACATACTGACAATGGCAGAGGAACAATCCTACACCAAGGAAACATGTAACATTGTTGCAGCACTCACTTTTTGTCATCAGGCCACCACACTTTGATTCTTGAGCCAACAAGGCTCCCATCAAAAACTTTGCTCTTCTTTGACTGAGGAACCTGCCCAATAGCATGGAAAAGGCGTTAACAACAGAAAAAGGGAATCAGATCATAATAAGACACCGTCACTAGTATTCTAGTAATTAATAGAAGTGTGTATACCTCTTCAGCTTCCTGCACAAGTTTCCTTTTTGACACTCCACTGTCCCCTGGTTGGCCTTTGCTTTTTCCCGTCTTGGTCATTGATTTAGGAGACGCCATTTCCTGGATTCCAATAAAATAGTTTTTGCAGATAACCAAGTTAGATCATTATAACATGCTCAAAATATCAGCTGCCTAATACTGCTGATGGAACTGAAGCTCTATAAATTTTAACAGAACTAGAGCGTACATGGTTGCACAATGCCATTACCATTCAGAAAAAATATTATGTTAAACAAAAGATatagaaaagtaaaaaaacataGTTACCATCAGACAATAGCTATAGAAATATTATGAACTGGTCATGAGTTATGACACTTCTCCAAACCACCTTAGGATTGTAAAATCATGTAAACATGAAATATAAATAGGCAAAGCAGAAACCCAACCTTCGGCAATCAATACCCATGCATGACTTATGTGCAAAGTAAACACCTGAATATGTCTACTGGTAGCAAGAAAATTACCTTCAAACTGAGATCTTCATCACTGTCTTCATCAGAGAGAGAGTCCTCTTTCCTCAGATCGGGACTGGCCGTTGGTTGTTTCTTTGAAGATTCTTCTTCACTGGACTTTCTTGATGATAATTTGTCATCTTTAGCGGGTCTTCTTGCAGGTCTCCCACCAGAAGGACTGCCTGAGCGGACTTCTTTAGATTCTAGACCTGATCCTTGACTCTTCCCAACAAGCTTCTTCTCCTGTGACTTTACTGCAGGAGGCCGGCCTCGCTTTGGTTTATCTACAGCAGGTGTACCATCAGCAGGCTTTGATGTGTCATCCGCAGGTGTACTATCAAGAGGCTTTGATGTATCATCACTAGCTTTGTTGCAAGCCTCTACCATCGGCTTATTATTGCCATCATTTGCCCCTGGTGACAGCTCCCCAGATGCAAGGTCCTGGTTATCGCTAGCAACCTTAGAATGTTCAGTCACCTTGGACTCAGTGGAAGTGCCAACCTTACTGCTTTTCTTTGAGTTGACACCAGATAGCTTTTCAGGCTCTGTGGTGACTGGCTCTGGTGCCCCCTTGTCATCAGAAACTGCTGTCTGCTTGTCATCAGTAGGCGGTTCAGATTTCTGAACAGAAGAAGCTAATCCATTTGGATTACTGTATGTAGGACTTCCATCTTGTCCGTCTTTCTCTGACTTTGAAGATTCCTGAAAAATAGAAAACATGCACAGTTATGATACATCTTACTTTCTAGAACTCTAGATACTCAATATCCAAAGCAGATACTCAGGCGACTCATCAGAAACAACCATCTGAGATACATTTTTGTCAGCTACCTACCTACATAGTTAGAACTTAGAACATAGAATTTAATAATCACCACGGCCGAAATATACTGCATATCTATCAAAACGAACTCTGGCTAATAATCTCATATTTTAGACAATGAGCAAAACAAACACTTCTACATCATGTTATAAGCTCTACCACAAACAAATCATGCATCATGCTATTGACACTAGCAGAAACCAAAACGTCTTTAACATATGTTAAGATACTCTCAGTGAATAACATATCTGAATAACACCATGGAATCTAGTATAATCACCAAACTGTTCTTTCCAATCACAAAGTTAAACCTATTCTGGCAGATATAACTGGGAGTCAAAAGGCAGACTTGAAAGTGTCCACAATCCCTTTCACAGGACAATCTGATATTTTTAACTAAACTGCAGTACGTCTTAAGCAAAACTGACACTGGATGCCTGTCAAAAGTCAAAACAGTTTATGTCCCTCTCCTACAACTACCAAGTACCCAGATAGCATAAACATATTATATTACAACCAGTGAGCAACAAGCCTGACAGCTACAAATATCAAAATAATTTAGAAGAATCTGGAAGAAAATTTGCACCCCAGGACCCTGTTTGCCCCACTCTAGTTCAAATGAATTTCCAAAATGTATTCGTAGACTTCTGAATAGGTGTCATCAACTGTTACTACGTTAGCAAGTTCAACTGACCGTGTCATTTTCAACAGCATcaattttgttgtctcttccagcaTCTGAAGAACTTTCTACTGAAGATGCAACAACTTTGCTGTACTCATTTAAGGGAGTGCCCTGAAGTAACTCAGCAAACACCGGCTTTAATTTTTCAGGACAAAGACGTGTTATCCTCTTTGCAAGCCGATAAGATGCTAGAAGAGAATCCTGGAATGTCAAGTtgaaaaggcttagtgaagatggtaAGAATTATATCTCTAGTAATGCTAACAATGTATCGATGCGCTTACCTTCTTTTCCTTTTTAAGATTCCGAAGGAGGCAAGATGCCAGACCTGGATGGACAGGCTCACTCTCCTGGATTACAAACATCATTATAGTTTCCATAGAGGTGACGACAGTTTCTTGAAGTGTTGGGCTGAAATAAATTAAGAAAGTAGACGAATGTGATTAGAAATAAAAATGCAATTAACAATAATAACAGAACTAAACTACACAGAACGCGCCCATGTCATATATGGAAGGAATAAGCACAAGAAAATACGCACGCACACATAAATAGTGAATTCTTGTAGCAATCTGCTGTGACTGCGTGAAAATAAACCGTCAGTCCATAACGAAAAGCACTGACATGCCGTTTCAACTATCAACTTGCAGCAATAGAAATAATCATGGGTATTTTGAAAACTTGTTTTGGGAGTTAAAATGGTAACGAGTTCCAAACCAACAAATGGAGAACAAGGAAATAACAAAGGTTTGATGGAGTTATCATTGTTTGTGACGTGGGCTGGGATCAACTTGACCTCAGTTTTTCAAACAAGTGATTTTAAAGCTAATCATTAGCGTAGAATATGATGGAATTTTGACAAACCTAGGTAAGCAGATGTGATCAATAATCTAATCACCAAAATACAAGTTATTGACAAGGATATATCTGTAAAAATGTCACTGTAAGAGAATA
This window harbors:
- the LOC119355638 gene encoding protein hsr-9-like; its protein translation is MASGGAQMEVERRLRDVAARFVSLPDSNKELQALLEEAEIWLSRVDQSPPDSTRAAIRPMMDALVREDLLNHPHPGVKVGIACCLTEVTRVSAPDPPYEDDVMRGVFTVVVDAFGKLDDTKSPLFAKRVSMLETIAKVRSCVLMLDLDCDDLIQETFTHFFRIISPTLQETVVTSMETIMMFVIQESEPVHPGLASCLLRNLKKEKKDSLLASYRLAKRITRLCPEKLKPVFAELLQGTPLNEYSKVVASSVESSSDAGRDNKIDAVENDTESSKSEKDGQDGSPTYSNPNGLASSVQKSEPPTDDKQTAVSDDKGAPEPVTTEPEKLSGVNSKKSSKVGTSTESKVTEHSKVASDNQDLASGELSPGANDGNNKPMVEACNKASDDTSKPLDSTPADDTSKPADGTPAVDKPKRGRPPAVKSQEKKLVGKSQGSGLESKEVRSGSPSGGRPARRPAKDDKLSSRKSSEEESSKKQPTASPDLRKEDSLSDEDSDEDLSLKEMASPKSMTKTGKSKGQPGDSGVSKRKLVQEAEEVPQSKKSKVFDGSLVGSRIKVWWPDDKKFYKGAVKSFDASAKKHKVVYDDGDIEHLLLKNERWEFIDEEQDENPNAASDRSRGRRGKQDSTVDSNPSRKRGRPKVVREDSPVSSAKSKVKTAEKDAEGGGRWPRSASRGSSKDEAGGKTPKGASAVKASDGSKSNGLSGKRKPKEKVAESSDEEEEEEEPVSAKASTGKKRRRKMLN